In Trichocoleus sp., the following are encoded in one genomic region:
- a CDS encoding SLBB domain-containing protein encodes MRALNIVRLSVATIVPFGLLVANGANSEAGNSKSPVSNKPNLSADRATSANSSVVTPPKPIAAPETVPIAAAPPVTSANSLPVIQVAKHPQLSQTLAVGKATFPKASSLTAVSQPENLGLSWDSIIERSAGIRLSPMTAPSRVSEPTQKPSAEASSEPSSEPSSEEAAAKASNPPEPIAPSLVENAANASPTPAIAAPQSTESSETVAQAPLPTVAVATPEATSAPESISPTTPSPEVTSVPESTPPTTPSPEVTSAPIAPPTRTALHSAIPSPETTAPIQSPQVTPAANQATPVANTVSNPTGIRLNTGAQNMVAQRTVTQNGTAQNTLVQNTVAQVDERYALDAGDTLRIDVFNVPEYSGEYRVLADGTLNLPAVGSVSVAGQTLQQAQETIATQYGRELRNIRITVSLINARPLQVGVVGEVGQPGLYTLGLTGNSQFPTVAQAIQTAGGATQAADLRQVIIRRTKGATPQEIQVNLWELLRNGDLSQNLALRDGDTIMVRPSANVDLAETSQLASSNLATNNAEAVDVALVGEVARPGAYKLGGQSASSRPTLTEAIQVAGGITSLADIRQVEVRRQTRSGTEQAFKVDLWQVVQAGDLNQDVILQRGDRIVIPTAQALSREESVRLAASNIAPSQIKVSIVGEVENPGSVEIPSGSTLNQAVLSAGGLNRRARRTVALIRLNPNGSLTREEIKVNLRDGSDEAANPLLQNNDIVVVGRTGLASFSDTLSDVLNPLFRLVPLTNLF; translated from the coding sequence ATGCGTGCTTTAAACATCGTTCGTCTCTCAGTTGCAACTATCGTTCCCTTTGGCCTTCTGGTCGCAAATGGGGCAAATAGTGAGGCTGGAAATTCTAAATCGCCGGTTTCCAATAAGCCTAATCTTAGTGCCGACCGTGCGACTTCAGCCAATTCGTCTGTTGTTACACCGCCTAAACCCATAGCAGCACCAGAAACAGTGCCGATCGCAGCGGCTCCTCCAGTTACTTCAGCAAATTCACTCCCTGTTATTCAAGTTGCGAAGCACCCTCAACTGAGCCAAACCCTGGCAGTCGGTAAGGCAACGTTTCCAAAAGCAAGCAGCCTGACCGCAGTTAGCCAACCTGAAAATCTTGGTCTGTCCTGGGACAGCATTATTGAGCGTTCTGCTGGCATTCGTTTGTCCCCCATGACTGCGCCCAGCAGAGTTTCTGAGCCAACCCAAAAACCATCTGCTGAAGCAAGTTCTGAGCCAAGTTCTGAGCCAAGTTCTGAGGAAGCGGCTGCCAAGGCATCTAATCCCCCTGAGCCGATCGCCCCGTCCCTCGTTGAAAATGCTGCCAATGCGTCTCCTACTCCAGCAATAGCGGCTCCCCAAAGTACTGAATCTTCAGAAACCGTTGCTCAAGCGCCCTTACCAACAGTTGCAGTTGCGACTCCAGAAGCCACTTCAGCCCCAGAATCGATATCTCCTACAACGCCTTCTCCAGAAGTCACTTCAGTCCCAGAATCAACACCCCCTACAACGCCTTCTCCAGAAGTCACTTCAGCCCCGATCGCTCCCCCAACCAGAACAGCACTTCATTCAGCAATTCCATCTCCAGAAACCACTGCCCCCATTCAATCACCTCAAGTTACGCCTGCAGCCAATCAAGCGACACCTGTTGCCAACACAGTTTCTAACCCAACTGGGATTCGTCTCAATACAGGGGCGCAGAACATGGTCGCGCAAAGGACAGTGACACAGAATGGAACTGCACAAAACACACTCGTGCAAAACACAGTGGCACAGGTCGATGAACGCTATGCGTTAGATGCAGGAGATACGTTGCGGATTGATGTCTTTAACGTGCCAGAATACAGTGGTGAATATCGAGTTCTAGCAGATGGGACGCTTAATCTTCCTGCTGTAGGCAGTGTTTCAGTCGCCGGACAAACCTTACAGCAAGCACAAGAAACGATCGCGACTCAATATGGTCGAGAACTCAGAAACATACGCATTACAGTCAGCTTGATTAATGCCCGTCCGTTGCAAGTGGGAGTCGTGGGAGAAGTGGGACAGCCCGGACTCTACACGCTGGGCTTAACGGGAAACTCCCAATTTCCGACCGTTGCACAAGCCATTCAAACGGCAGGTGGCGCGACTCAAGCTGCAGATCTGCGTCAAGTGATTATCCGCCGGACAAAAGGCGCAACTCCTCAAGAAATTCAAGTTAATCTTTGGGAGCTTTTACGCAATGGGGACTTAAGCCAAAACCTGGCGCTCCGAGATGGAGACACAATCATGGTACGTCCCAGTGCAAATGTCGATCTGGCAGAAACCAGTCAACTGGCATCTTCCAATTTGGCAACCAATAATGCTGAAGCAGTGGATGTTGCCTTAGTGGGGGAAGTAGCTCGACCCGGAGCCTATAAGCTTGGGGGACAGAGTGCATCCAGCCGTCCAACCTTGACAGAGGCAATCCAAGTTGCAGGTGGAATTACTTCTTTAGCGGATATCCGTCAGGTGGAAGTGCGGCGACAAACTCGGAGTGGAACAGAACAGGCTTTCAAAGTTGATTTGTGGCAGGTGGTTCAGGCAGGCGATTTAAACCAGGATGTTATTCTCCAGCGAGGCGATCGGATTGTCATTCCAACAGCTCAAGCCCTCTCTCGCGAAGAGTCAGTTCGCCTGGCTGCCAGCAACATTGCACCTAGCCAGATTAAAGTCAGCATTGTAGGTGAAGTCGAGAACCCTGGCAGCGTTGAGATTCCATCAGGTTCTACGTTAAATCAAGCCGTGTTATCTGCTGGAGGACTCAACCGCCGGGCGCGGCGAACGGTCGCCCTGATTCGTTTGAATCCGAATGGTTCGTTAACAAGGGAAGAAATTAAAGTCAATTTGCGTGACGGCAGCGACGAAGCAGCAAATCCATTGTTGCAAAATAACGACATCGTAGTTGTTGGTCGTACTGGGCTTGCTTCATTCTCAGACACGCTCTCGGATGTTCTCAATCCGCTCTTCCGACTAGTGCCATTAACGAATCTGTTCTAG
- a CDS encoding HpsJ family protein has protein sequence MASFSTPTSNAANLSTTRGICQIAGLTCLVGFAIDLLVLLLPPELGNAQWRFGVMQQLADRSIVLFFGAALMIFGSLDSRRGLKRLSTLCMATGVAFFLFSLLVITDCLKLREQATNNISAQETQVQTQIRNAQTNPGALSGNVKAEDLQRLSEQLSNQAKTLKESAQTGVVKTGAASIGNLIVVGLGLIGLGRYGMNLRRSKAL, from the coding sequence ATGGCATCTTTTTCTACTCCGACCTCTAATGCTGCCAACCTCTCGACCACAAGAGGCATCTGCCAAATTGCTGGTTTGACTTGTTTAGTTGGGTTTGCGATCGACCTGCTTGTCCTACTCCTGCCCCCCGAACTCGGCAATGCCCAGTGGCGATTTGGCGTAATGCAACAGCTTGCCGATCGCAGCATTGTTCTGTTTTTTGGTGCAGCCTTGATGATCTTTGGAAGTTTGGACAGCCGCCGTGGGTTAAAGCGGCTATCAACGCTTTGTATGGCAACAGGTGTTGCTTTTTTTCTGTTTAGTTTGCTTGTGATTACGGATTGTCTCAAACTACGGGAGCAAGCGACCAATAATATCAGCGCTCAAGAGACACAAGTTCAAACACAAATTCGCAATGCTCAGACCAATCCAGGTGCTTTGAGTGGCAACGTTAAGGCAGAAGATCTGCAACGTCTCTCTGAACAACTGAGCAACCAAGCAAAGACATTGAAAGAATCTGCCCAAACTGGTGTAGTCAAAACGGGAGCCGCTAGCATTGGAAATTTGATTGTAGTCGGGTTAGGGCTAATCGGTTTAGGTCGTTATGGTATGAATTTACGTCGTAGCAAGGCTCTATGA
- a CDS encoding glycosyltransferase family 4 protein, whose protein sequence is MTLSESRNKFNQAGYLSHSVSAESIKRQAEQLPQPIHLEIITQFFPPDFAATGQLIEELVKQFAQQGISVTVFTGQPGYAFQTATAPNLEKQDKIRIRRSRAAQLFPQRIRGKALNGVVFAIRAALHLFKSVRYHNVLLLTTAPPFLPLIGYFAKKLFNIPYVCILYDLYPDIAIKLDVIPQNHKLAKIWRSINCRVWRNAEQLIVLSPEMKQQIAATCPDVLDKISVIHSWADPSQIAPIEKQKNWFAWKHQLVNRFTVLYSGNMGRCHDVDTLLKAASLLRDEPIQFVCVGGGAKRRLLIEQVEQAGLKNFLFLPYQDKEVLPYSLTACDLSLVSVSAGMEKLVAPSKLYPALAAGRPIAAVCSRKSYLNELIADAECGATFENGDAAGLAQFIRLLSRDQQLTQQMGKAGRQYLQANFTPEIIAQQYVEVLEQSILP, encoded by the coding sequence GTGACACTTAGTGAATCCCGCAACAAATTTAATCAGGCAGGTTATCTGTCTCATTCTGTCAGTGCAGAGTCGATTAAAAGACAAGCTGAACAGCTTCCGCAGCCAATTCACCTAGAAATTATTACGCAATTCTTTCCGCCTGATTTTGCAGCAACGGGACAACTCATTGAAGAACTCGTTAAGCAATTTGCTCAGCAAGGGATTTCGGTTACAGTTTTTACAGGTCAACCCGGCTATGCTTTCCAGACTGCGACAGCTCCAAATCTGGAGAAGCAAGATAAAATCCGAATTCGTCGATCGCGAGCAGCTCAGCTATTTCCACAGCGAATTCGTGGTAAAGCCTTGAATGGTGTTGTATTTGCGATCCGGGCTGCTTTGCATTTGTTTAAGTCAGTTCGATACCATAATGTATTACTGTTAACAACTGCCCCCCCGTTTCTACCGCTTATCGGATATTTTGCGAAAAAGCTGTTTAATATTCCCTACGTTTGTATCTTGTATGATCTCTATCCTGATATTGCAATCAAATTAGATGTCATTCCTCAAAATCATAAGCTGGCAAAGATCTGGCGATCGATTAACTGCCGTGTGTGGCGCAACGCAGAACAATTGATTGTGCTCAGTCCAGAAATGAAACAGCAAATTGCTGCAACTTGTCCGGATGTTCTTGATAAAATTTCAGTCATCCATAGCTGGGCAGATCCAAGTCAGATTGCACCGATCGAGAAGCAAAAGAATTGGTTTGCCTGGAAACACCAATTAGTTAATCGCTTCACGGTACTCTATTCGGGCAACATGGGTCGTTGCCATGATGTGGATACCTTGCTTAAAGCAGCTTCTCTATTACGAGATGAGCCAATTCAATTTGTTTGTGTTGGTGGAGGAGCAAAGCGACGTTTGCTGATAGAACAGGTGGAACAAGCAGGACTCAAAAACTTTCTGTTTTTACCCTATCAGGATAAGGAAGTATTGCCTTACTCTTTGACTGCTTGTGATCTTTCTTTGGTCAGCGTTAGTGCAGGGATGGAAAAACTTGTTGCGCCCAGTAAGCTTTATCCTGCACTTGCAGCAGGAAGACCGATCGCTGCTGTTTGTTCTCGGAAGTCCTATCTGAATGAACTCATTGCAGATGCAGAATGTGGGGCAACATTTGAAAACGGTGATGCTGCTGGTTTAGCCCAATTTATTCGCCTTCTGAGCCGAGATCAACAATTGACTCAACAGATGGGCAAAGCAGGTCGTCAATATCTGCAGGCCAACTTCACACCAGAAATTATTGCTCAGCAGTACGTTGAAGTACTTGAGCAATCAATATTGCCGTAA
- a CDS encoding MraY family glycosyltransferase, whose amino-acid sequence MIAVVISIPVVRKIALSQGYVDRPDARKVHHQPIVRIGGVSICLGIVIALAVAYYCGSLSLLPSEAVAKIQWVIFGSLGFFIIGLTDDLLGLSPLLRLVVQAGVSSFVWQAGVRIEFLTFPEVGIVHLGWLSLPITIIWLTGVVNAVNWIDGLDGLASGVCGIAASFIFIVCLFTGQYAAAFVMLALAGSLLGFLYYNFNPAQIFMGDGGSYLIGFMIAGVSIIGLVKSAVATAILVPFLILAVPILDMSAVIALRLYHGKSPFLADKRHLHHRLLRFGLSHRSTVCVIYSLAVWVGSFAIVLVGIPYSLMVVSGATGLLGFTTWQAWRSVQPQS is encoded by the coding sequence TTGATTGCTGTAGTTATCAGCATTCCCGTTGTTCGAAAGATTGCCCTCTCACAAGGATATGTCGATCGACCGGATGCCCGCAAAGTTCATCATCAACCGATCGTACGGATTGGTGGAGTTTCAATTTGTCTGGGTATTGTGATTGCATTGGCTGTTGCTTATTATTGCGGCAGTCTGAGTCTCTTGCCATCTGAAGCCGTAGCCAAAATTCAGTGGGTTATCTTTGGTAGCCTTGGATTTTTTATCATTGGTTTAACCGACGATCTCTTGGGGCTATCTCCACTGCTTAGACTGGTGGTTCAAGCTGGAGTCTCTAGCTTTGTCTGGCAAGCCGGTGTACGAATTGAATTTCTGACCTTTCCAGAAGTCGGTATTGTTCATTTAGGTTGGTTGAGCTTACCAATTACCATAATTTGGCTGACGGGAGTTGTTAACGCTGTAAATTGGATTGATGGCTTGGATGGTTTAGCCTCAGGTGTTTGTGGAATTGCCGCAAGTTTCATCTTTATTGTTTGTTTGTTTACAGGACAGTATGCTGCTGCCTTCGTCATGCTGGCTCTGGCAGGAAGCTTGCTGGGTTTCTTGTATTACAACTTCAATCCTGCTCAGATCTTTATGGGTGATGGCGGTTCTTATTTAATTGGTTTCATGATTGCTGGAGTTAGCATCATCGGATTGGTGAAAAGTGCAGTTGCTACAGCGATTCTTGTGCCATTTTTGATTCTGGCAGTTCCAATTTTGGATATGTCAGCTGTGATTGCCCTCAGGCTCTATCATGGCAAATCCCCTTTTCTTGCAGACAAACGACATCTTCACCATCGGCTACTCCGATTTGGACTATCTCATCGTTCTACAGTCTGCGTCATTTATAGTCTGGCAGTCTGGGTTGGCAGCTTCGCGATCGTTCTGGTTGGCATTCCTTACAGTTTGATGGTTGTATCAGGTGCGACAGGATTACTGGGATTTACAACCTGGCAAGCCTGGCGGTCTGTGCAGCCTCAATCATAG
- a CDS encoding PTPA-CTERM sorting domain-containing protein: protein MNSKKLCFGVAIATMAVAGSLVSASSAEALVIGGNAHYSPLVGLPTTLTVDGEFDNSDLTGGFTKVLGLRVNSLLIKAGGSYDATSNFLSNFKYAGVDAVFNLFEDNSLLHTSTTVGDFISTSTVEPEFFGEIRSVLGNKLLATAFGGFSAGETMRGGTLISSNFSLDLTATAVPTPALLPGLLGMGVAALRRRKNEETQAETVEAEA, encoded by the coding sequence ATGAATTCAAAGAAACTTTGTTTCGGTGTTGCGATTGCAACTATGGCGGTCGCAGGTTCACTTGTTTCAGCCTCATCGGCTGAGGCTTTAGTCATTGGCGGTAACGCACATTACAGTCCTTTGGTTGGGCTACCAACGACGCTTACCGTTGATGGCGAATTCGATAACAGTGATCTCACTGGAGGATTCACTAAGGTATTAGGGCTGCGAGTGAATTCTTTGTTAATCAAAGCAGGTGGAAGCTATGATGCAACTTCCAATTTTCTGTCTAACTTCAAGTATGCTGGCGTAGACGCAGTATTCAATCTGTTTGAGGACAATAGCCTGCTGCATACCTCAACAACAGTGGGTGATTTTATATCGACTTCCACTGTTGAACCCGAGTTTTTTGGGGAAATCAGATCAGTGCTAGGCAATAAACTTCTAGCGACCGCATTTGGAGGCTTTTCAGCAGGCGAGACAATGAGAGGAGGCACGCTTATTTCTTCAAATTTCTCCCTAGACCTCACAGCTACAGCCGTTCCTACCCCAGCACTACTGCCGGGGCTGCTTGGAATGGGAGTGGCGGCTCTGCGTAGGCGCAAGAACGAAGAAACTCAAGCAGAAACAGTAGAGGCAGAAGCATAA
- a CDS encoding ABC transporter ATP-binding protein yields MLEGSTLGVIYLAVSLISGGSQSQQQPQLLQQFLSLVPLSRSQQFLGLLGVAVVLQTLLALSSYANKVSTAYLSARAQPQVTGRVFEQIMSFSFACSSQYKIGDLVMFANDAALTVNKQIQYLNDFTVSFSFMIIYIIALVSLSPSLALMAVLLASVVIAVQRKLLPRLRAVAQQLNSAQVELAKRMTENIQALRLLHTFGTQQRSIDEVMLLLRDVQIQLQHRARIFFLPEPILDVLPILSLAILAAFAYATSNKPETILPLLLTFLLALQRLSARFRGVAGAFTQLADTSANVHRINSILEISDKQFALVGGEPFESLQTDICFEKVNLAYSSDQAPVLQNLNFKIPKNQVTALVGQSGAGKSSIVDLLIGLYQPTLGQITVNGKSLQHYNQASWRQHVGVVSQDTFIFNSSILDNLRYGMPEATNEAVVEAAQAAQAHQFILDLPDGYETIVGERGYRLSGGQRQRLALARAILKQPEVLILDEATSALDSESERLIQQALAKFQQNRTVIVIAHRLSTIVEADQILVLEKGRLMEQGNHRVLMQKQGRYAHYWGLQTQGVVV; encoded by the coding sequence TTGCTAGAGGGTAGTACCCTTGGTGTTATCTATTTAGCAGTTTCTTTAATTTCAGGCGGATCTCAGAGCCAACAGCAGCCTCAACTATTGCAGCAATTCCTCTCTTTAGTTCCTCTCTCCCGATCGCAGCAGTTCTTAGGGCTATTGGGGGTTGCTGTGGTGTTACAGACTCTATTAGCTCTGAGCAGTTATGCAAATAAGGTGAGCACAGCTTATCTATCAGCACGGGCACAACCACAAGTGACAGGTCGGGTGTTTGAGCAAATCATGTCGTTTAGCTTTGCCTGCTCCAGTCAATATAAAATTGGAGACTTAGTAATGTTTGCGAATGATGCAGCACTTACAGTAAACAAACAGATTCAATATCTAAATGACTTTACTGTTAGCTTTTCATTCATGATTATTTATATAATTGCTCTAGTTAGCTTATCGCCCTCTTTAGCGTTGATGGCTGTTTTGCTGGCATCTGTTGTCATTGCTGTACAGCGGAAGTTACTGCCTCGCTTACGTGCTGTTGCCCAGCAACTAAATTCTGCTCAGGTTGAGTTAGCCAAGCGGATGACGGAGAACATTCAGGCTCTCAGGCTACTCCATACTTTTGGCACTCAACAGCGATCAATTGATGAAGTAATGCTCTTATTGCGTGATGTACAAATTCAGTTACAGCATCGAGCACGCATCTTCTTTCTGCCAGAGCCCATTTTAGATGTGCTGCCAATTCTATCCCTTGCGATTTTGGCAGCATTTGCTTACGCAACGAGTAACAAGCCAGAAACAATCCTGCCACTGCTGCTCACTTTTCTATTAGCTTTACAGCGATTGTCAGCTCGCTTTCGAGGAGTTGCCGGAGCGTTTACTCAGCTAGCAGATACTAGCGCAAATGTACATCGGATAAATAGTATTTTGGAGATTAGCGATAAGCAGTTTGCCTTAGTTGGCGGTGAACCGTTTGAGTCATTACAAACAGATATTTGCTTTGAAAAGGTAAATCTTGCTTATTCGAGTGATCAAGCTCCTGTGTTGCAGAATTTGAATTTTAAGATTCCTAAAAACCAGGTGACAGCTCTAGTGGGACAGTCTGGCGCAGGCAAGTCTTCAATTGTCGATCTGCTGATTGGGTTATATCAACCTACTTTAGGACAGATTACAGTGAACGGAAAAAGCTTGCAGCACTACAATCAGGCAAGCTGGCGACAGCATGTGGGCGTAGTGAGCCAAGATACGTTTATTTTTAACAGCAGCATTCTGGATAATCTTCGTTATGGTATGCCAGAGGCAACAAATGAAGCGGTTGTGGAAGCAGCCCAAGCAGCTCAGGCACATCAGTTTATTCTCGATTTACCAGATGGGTATGAAACAATTGTGGGAGAGCGAGGCTATCGTCTATCGGGGGGGCAACGGCAGCGATTAGCACTAGCCAGGGCAATTCTAAAGCAGCCTGAAGTTTTAATATTGGATGAAGCAACCAGCGCATTAGACAGTGAATCAGAGCGCTTAATTCAACAAGCCCTTGCTAAGTTTCAGCAAAATCGAACAGTGATTGTAATCGCCCATCGTTTATCTACGATCGTAGAAGCTGATCAAATTTTAGTGTTAGAGAAAGGGCGGCTGATGGAACAGGGCAATCACAGAGTGTTGATGCAAAAACAGGGACGGTATGCCCACTATTGGGGCTTGCAAACTCAAGGAGTGGTGGTTTAG
- the crtC gene encoding cyanoexosortase C: MNVQKMSVTMSRLLQLSLKTSHNRIVACGLFIGLCYLPFWLQDVIVGSIHGSASLLMVAVIALGLQRLWKNRHQLEQLQVSDEDRFLGHLLIFGGIGLAPFFSSSEWSQRLIWLVILAGIACSSWGAGFFMRYPLPTLLIITGFFPQPTVVGKILWETFTPPEMLERFMAWSGGLGLQAIGQPATFMGTIITITGKSVRVDWGCSGFDMATIMAVASLVLGIFLKQSFPKVITLMVMGVILALIANIPRIMLLAMSEAYWGRSAFDFWHGPWGGQIFSTIMFTIYYYIVMAVVKRRSTQQSV; this comes from the coding sequence ATGAACGTCCAGAAAATGTCTGTCACCATGAGCCGCCTGCTGCAACTCAGCCTGAAAACTTCCCATAATCGCATTGTTGCCTGTGGTCTATTCATTGGGCTGTGTTATTTGCCCTTCTGGCTACAAGATGTGATTGTCGGTTCCATTCATGGCTCTGCCAGTCTTCTAATGGTGGCAGTGATTGCTCTGGGATTGCAGCGGCTCTGGAAGAATCGCCATCAGCTTGAACAGTTACAGGTAAGTGATGAGGATCGATTCCTGGGGCATTTACTAATTTTCGGTGGAATTGGCCTTGCCCCTTTCTTCTCTAGTTCGGAATGGTCTCAGCGGCTCATTTGGTTAGTGATTCTTGCTGGAATTGCCTGTAGCTCCTGGGGAGCAGGTTTTTTCATGCGCTATCCTCTGCCTACCCTGTTGATCATCACTGGTTTTTTTCCCCAGCCTACAGTCGTAGGCAAAATTTTGTGGGAAACCTTTACGCCACCGGAAATGCTAGAGCGATTTATGGCGTGGAGTGGAGGGTTGGGATTACAGGCGATCGGTCAACCTGCAACATTTATGGGCACCATCATCACAATTACCGGGAAATCGGTGCGGGTCGACTGGGGATGCAGCGGGTTTGATATGGCAACGATTATGGCAGTTGCGAGCCTGGTTTTAGGCATATTTCTGAAGCAAAGTTTCCCTAAGGTGATCACGTTGATGGTCATGGGCGTTATCCTCGCATTAATTGCTAACATTCCCCGAATTATGCTGCTAGCAATGTCTGAAGCGTACTGGGGACGATCGGCTTTTGATTTCTGGCATGGTCCCTGGGGTGGTCAAATTTTTTCCACCATTATGTTCACCATTTACTACTACATTGTGATGGCAGTGGTGAAAAGGCGATCGACTCAACAATCTGTGTAA
- a CDS encoding polysaccharide biosynthesis tyrosine autokinase: protein MEKSPSKLSTTQTNGSVPAFIPFPAQLTGQMPAQSTEANGDLQQLLGMVRRRSLVIVSVAITTLLGTVAFSILQKPLYQGSFRILIEPVNANERDVSQLTTERNNSSQSTLDYSTQIQVLQSPQLLNEIAQKLQKTYPDLSYNSLIADLSVARIGQTKILEIRYRNSDPTKVIAVLDQASQDYLDYSLKERQTNLRQGIQFIQNQLPSNQSRVQQLQNELQTLRQKYGFIDPSNYAEGKISQLASIAEKRQEIAQALTEAGSSYSALKQESGAVAALNNAPAYQSLVNELRQVEVQISSEQTRFQDDSLNIQVLREKRQNLLPLLREEAERVVGSKLAEAATQIQTLEVQQQALAQTQQELEQQSAELPRVARQYSNIQQELQSATDSLNRFLKAREDLQIEAAQKEIPWQLVQPPTKPPALISADFGQNMLLGSLAGLALGMAAAWLLEKFDNTYHSVEELKRKTKLPLLGTIPWHRQLHDIQLESLTTSDRLPMQQVQDKTEEPTEKTSVFLTQSSAGQLYHSTKFLDALRVLHINIQLLNSDRRIRSLVISSAFAGEGKSTIALYLAQTAAEMGLRVLLVDADLRRSQIGNRLPFIRSKGLSHFLTESISLKEVIQQPLPIPNFYVLPAGEPAADPAQLLASFKMQRLIEVCHRTFDLVVYDTPNILELADVSLIAPRTDGVVLVAQLDKTEQSALSQAMDSLKMTQIPMLGVIANKG from the coding sequence ATGGAGAAGTCTCCCTCTAAACTGTCTACAACTCAGACAAACGGTAGCGTTCCTGCTTTTATACCGTTTCCAGCTCAGCTTACGGGTCAAATGCCGGCTCAAAGCACAGAGGCGAATGGAGATTTGCAGCAGCTATTGGGCATGGTACGACGACGATCGCTCGTCATTGTCAGCGTCGCAATTACAACACTTCTGGGTACAGTTGCCTTTTCAATTTTGCAAAAGCCGCTGTACCAGGGGAGCTTTCGCATCCTAATCGAGCCGGTGAATGCTAACGAGCGAGATGTTTCACAACTTACTACTGAAAGGAATAATTCCAGTCAGTCTACGCTGGACTATAGCACTCAGATTCAGGTGCTTCAAAGCCCGCAATTGTTAAATGAGATTGCCCAAAAACTGCAAAAAACTTACCCTGATCTTAGCTATAACAGCCTGATTGCAGACCTTTCGGTAGCACGGATTGGACAAACTAAAATTTTAGAAATTCGCTATCGCAATTCTGATCCAACAAAAGTGATTGCCGTCTTAGATCAAGCTTCTCAAGATTATCTAGACTATAGCTTGAAAGAACGACAGACTAATCTGCGGCAGGGTATTCAGTTTATTCAAAATCAATTGCCGTCTAACCAAAGCCGGGTTCAGCAGCTACAAAATGAACTGCAAACATTAAGACAAAAGTACGGTTTTATTGATCCATCAAACTATGCTGAGGGAAAAATCAGCCAACTTGCAAGTATTGCAGAGAAACGTCAAGAAATTGCTCAAGCACTCACAGAAGCAGGATCTTCCTATAGTGCTCTAAAACAGGAATCTGGAGCAGTTGCTGCACTCAATAATGCTCCTGCTTATCAAAGCCTGGTGAATGAACTTCGACAAGTTGAGGTTCAAATCTCTTCAGAGCAGACTCGATTTCAAGATGACAGCTTGAACATTCAGGTTCTACGTGAAAAGAGACAAAATTTACTGCCCCTGCTCCGGGAAGAAGCTGAACGAGTGGTTGGCTCCAAATTAGCAGAAGCCGCAACTCAAATTCAGACTCTGGAAGTGCAACAGCAAGCTTTAGCGCAAACTCAACAAGAACTTGAGCAACAATCAGCAGAGCTTCCCCGAGTTGCCCGCCAATACAGCAACATTCAGCAAGAGTTACAAAGTGCGACGGACAGCCTTAATCGCTTTCTCAAGGCTCGGGAAGACTTGCAAATTGAAGCGGCTCAAAAAGAAATTCCCTGGCAACTTGTTCAACCTCCAACCAAGCCACCAGCACTGATTTCAGCAGACTTTGGGCAAAATATGCTGCTAGGTTCTCTTGCAGGGTTGGCCTTAGGAATGGCTGCAGCCTGGCTTTTAGAAAAATTTGACAATACCTATCACTCGGTAGAAGAACTAAAGCGAAAAACAAAATTGCCGCTTCTGGGCACGATTCCCTGGCATCGCCAACTGCATGACATTCAACTAGAGAGCTTGACGACATCCGATCGCTTGCCAATGCAGCAAGTGCAAGACAAGACTGAAGAACCAACAGAAAAAACTTCGGTCTTTTTAACGCAGTCTTCAGCAGGACAACTCTATCATTCCACAAAGTTTCTCGATGCGCTGCGAGTCCTTCACATTAACATTCAGTTGCTCAATTCCGATCGCCGAATTCGCTCATTAGTAATCAGCTCTGCGTTTGCAGGTGAAGGCAAATCGACGATCGCACTTTACCTGGCACAAACTGCTGCGGAAATGGGATTGCGCGTCCTGTTAGTCGATGCGGATCTGCGTCGCTCTCAAATCGGAAATCGATTGCCTTTTATCCGTTCCAAAGGACTGAGCCATTTTCTTACAGAGAGCATTTCTTTGAAAGAAGTGATACAGCAGCCCCTTCCCATTCCCAACTTCTATGTTTTACCAGCCGGAGAACCTGCTGCTGATCCAGCTCAATTGCTTGCTTCATTCAAAATGCAGCGATTAATTGAAGTGTGTCACCGCACATTTGATTTAGTTGTTTATGATACGCCAAATATTTTAGAGCTTGCGGATGTAAGTTTAATTGCACCTCGTACAGATGGCGTAGTTCTTGTTGCTCAACTGGATAAAACGGAACAATCTGCCCTTTCGCAGGCAATGGACAGCTTGAAAATGACCCAGATTCCAATGCTAGGAGTCATTGCAAATAAAGGTTGA